In Nostoc sp. CENA543, a single genomic region encodes these proteins:
- a CDS encoding lasso peptide isopeptide bond-forming cyclase, which produces MSGIVGIYHLNGKPVDREQLTLMVDAIAHRGLDGADIWFSGSIGLGHRMLWTTPESLQEKLPMLNSTGNLVLTADVRIDNRDELISALQIQHYPAEKVTDSYLILAAYEKWGEHCPRYLIGDFAFAIWDQRQQQLFCARDAMGVKPLYYYRFGQTLIFASEIKALLTFPGVPCQINEAMVADYLAKILFCGRKEDSFYSEIRELRAAESLTINPHRTEIKSYWSPDLNYEIRLSSDEQYVEAFREIFIEAVNCRLRSAFPIGSTLSGGLDSSSIACTARQLLAPGGRHKLHTFSAIFPSLAEISPKIDERPYMAAVLAQDGYQPHHVHADQLSPLMDVDQVYWHGEEPIPAPNFYMDWAVFKAASEQNVRVLFTGIDGDTTITYGFQYLSELAASFQWLKLLEESKTLAKVWRKSTRHVFWNYGLKSVVPESIVGVIQKVRGNYQADNYLTESLSLLNPDFAQQVKMAERIQSETVKSLMDQKSSISAREAHWLSLNNGSVRYALQWLDKTAAAFGLEARHPFCDRRLIEFCLAIPSSQKLHKGWTRSILRRAMEGILPREVQWRQGKGNLGANFRLRLLEDEKATLEQVIFQEPHLIEKYVNIPALKTAYSRYIAEPNTADAESVDIFVAVNLALWIKQSGVTAI; this is translated from the coding sequence ATGAGTGGGATTGTGGGGATCTACCATCTCAATGGAAAACCAGTAGACCGTGAACAACTCACCCTGATGGTAGATGCGATCGCTCATCGTGGTCTAGATGGGGCTGATATCTGGTTTTCTGGGTCTATCGGTTTGGGTCATCGAATGTTGTGGACTACTCCTGAGTCTTTGCAGGAGAAGTTACCCATGCTCAATTCCACCGGGAATTTAGTTCTCACAGCCGATGTCAGAATTGATAACCGCGATGAACTAATCTCTGCATTGCAAATCCAGCATTATCCCGCCGAAAAAGTTACAGATAGTTATTTGATATTGGCTGCCTACGAAAAATGGGGTGAACATTGTCCCAGATATCTAATTGGTGATTTTGCCTTTGCTATTTGGGATCAGCGTCAGCAGCAGCTATTTTGCGCTAGGGATGCAATGGGAGTTAAACCCTTGTATTACTACAGGTTTGGGCAAACGCTGATCTTCGCCTCTGAAATTAAAGCTTTGTTGACCTTTCCTGGTGTCCCTTGTCAGATTAACGAAGCAATGGTTGCAGATTATCTGGCAAAAATCCTCTTTTGTGGTCGTAAAGAAGATTCATTTTATAGTGAAATTCGAGAACTTAGGGCAGCAGAAAGTTTAACTATCAATCCCCATCGGACTGAAATTAAATCTTATTGGTCTCCTGATCTCAACTATGAAATCCGATTATCTTCAGATGAGCAGTATGTAGAAGCTTTTCGAGAAATTTTTATTGAAGCTGTCAACTGTCGATTGCGGAGTGCTTTCCCTATCGGTTCTACCCTCAGTGGTGGTTTAGATTCCTCATCGATTGCTTGTACTGCTAGACAACTATTAGCCCCCGGAGGTAGACACAAATTACATACCTTCTCAGCTATTTTTCCGAGTCTGGCGGAAATCTCACCCAAAATTGATGAACGTCCTTACATGGCGGCGGTTTTAGCCCAAGATGGCTATCAACCTCACCACGTCCATGCAGATCAATTAAGTCCTTTGATGGATGTAGATCAAGTTTATTGGCATGGTGAAGAACCCATCCCCGCACCAAATTTCTATATGGATTGGGCTGTATTTAAAGCTGCATCTGAGCAGAATGTGCGAGTCCTATTCACAGGTATTGATGGTGATACCACTATTACTTATGGATTTCAATATTTATCGGAGTTAGCTGCTTCTTTCCAATGGCTGAAACTGCTCGAAGAAAGTAAGACGCTAGCTAAGGTATGGCGAAAATCAACCCGTCATGTCTTTTGGAACTACGGTTTGAAGTCGGTTGTTCCAGAATCAATTGTGGGAGTCATCCAAAAAGTACGCGGTAATTACCAAGCAGATAATTATTTAACAGAGTCTCTCAGCTTACTCAATCCAGACTTTGCCCAACAAGTAAAGATGGCGGAACGTATTCAAAGCGAAACAGTGAAATCTTTAATGGATCAAAAGTCTTCCATTTCTGCGAGGGAAGCACATTGGTTATCACTGAATAATGGCTCAGTGCGCTATGCTTTGCAATGGTTAGATAAAACCGCAGCCGCCTTTGGTTTAGAAGCTCGTCATCCATTTTGCGATCGCCGTTTGATCGAATTTTGTCTAGCTATCCCCTCCAGTCAAAAACTCCACAAAGGCTGGACACGCTCAATTTTACGCAGAGCAATGGAAGGAATTTTACCCAGGGAAGTACAGTGGCGACAAGGTAAAGGTAATCTTGGTGCTAACTTCCGTCTGAGACTTTTGGAAGATGAAAAAGCCACTCTAGAGCAAGTTATTTTTCAAGAGCCGCATCTGATAGAAAAGTATGTAAATATACCTGCCCTTAAAACAGCATATTCTCGTTATATTGCTGAACCTAATACCGCAGATGCAGAATCAGTAGATATTTTCGTTGCTGTCAACTTAGCTTTATGGATTAAGCAATCAGGAGTGACCGCAATCTAG
- a CDS encoding lasso peptide biosynthesis B2 protein, giving the protein MTRLFKFLRLSNCNRYLLIKTLILLGLVNGGLWLLPFSTLRRILDRIGQPNPKASLTPVHKIIWAVDVSTNFIPGAKCLARALTCQVLMNQRGDAPELRIGVTKDEEGKLKAHAWLEHQGKVVIGYLSNLSSYTPLPTLPRSLL; this is encoded by the coding sequence ATGACGCGCCTGTTTAAATTTTTGCGCCTTAGTAATTGCAATCGCTATTTGTTGATTAAGACTTTGATTTTATTAGGGTTAGTCAATGGGGGATTGTGGTTACTACCATTTAGCACCTTAAGACGGATTCTAGATAGGATAGGTCAACCAAACCCTAAAGCGTCGCTAACTCCTGTGCATAAAATTATTTGGGCTGTTGATGTCAGCACTAATTTTATACCGGGAGCTAAGTGTTTAGCCCGTGCTTTGACTTGCCAAGTTTTGATGAATCAACGGGGTGATGCACCGGAACTCCGCATAGGAGTTACCAAAGATGAGGAAGGAAAACTCAAAGCTCATGCTTGGCTAGAACACCAAGGAAAAGTAGTCATAGGCTATTTGAGTAATCTTTCATCCTATACACCCTTGCCAACTTTGCCGAGGAGTTTATTATGA
- a CDS encoding PqqD family peptide modification chaperone, whose translation MSAQLIISEHSRVEASKEQVYSELQGEAVILDIKSGVYYGLNQVGASVWNLIQVPKTVKEIQAALLAEYEVEPEICDREVRVLLEDLAAKGLININNDAPV comes from the coding sequence ATGTCAGCACAGCTAATAATATCTGAGCATTCCAGGGTAGAGGCGAGTAAAGAGCAGGTTTACTCAGAACTACAGGGGGAAGCAGTCATACTGGATATCAAATCAGGAGTTTATTATGGTTTGAATCAAGTAGGGGCTAGCGTCTGGAATCTGATTCAAGTTCCCAAAACGGTGAAGGAAATTCAAGCGGCTTTATTGGCGGAGTATGAGGTAGAACCGGAAATATGCGATCGCGAAGTTAGGGTTCTACTAGAAGATTTAGCGGCTAAGGGATTGATCAATATTAATAATGACGCGCCTGTTTAA
- a CDS encoding cation diffusion facilitator family transporter: MSSTPVEKKVQALWTALLLLSIFFCIELVMGIWSHSLSLLADAEHIFSDVAALGLALVAAWLSQSISQKSILRRYRLEVLAALINGISLAAVAGWIIQEALVHLQSPTIEIHGVPMLATALIGLLVNGFNAKCLHKCSHHDLNMRGALLHLLADIVSSVGAVLAAIAVIWLNWTWADGVISLIVAVLIATFAAYLVIQSVQCLRGQITDVTCICDVKAEDFSDRQQAEKLLFPTLEELL, from the coding sequence ATGTCATCAACCCCAGTGGAGAAGAAAGTTCAGGCTCTTTGGACTGCCTTACTTTTACTTAGTATTTTTTTTTGCATAGAACTAGTGATGGGAATTTGGAGCCATAGCTTATCGCTTTTAGCTGATGCTGAACACATTTTTTCGGATGTAGCAGCGTTAGGTTTAGCACTAGTTGCAGCCTGGTTATCTCAATCTATATCCCAGAAAAGCATACTTAGACGCTATCGCTTAGAAGTCCTAGCAGCCTTGATTAATGGCATTAGTTTAGCGGCTGTTGCTGGCTGGATAATTCAAGAAGCTCTGGTGCATTTGCAATCTCCTACCATAGAGATTCATGGTGTACCGATGTTAGCAACTGCTCTGATTGGTCTACTTGTGAACGGTTTTAACGCCAAGTGTCTGCACAAATGTAGTCATCATGACCTCAACATGAGAGGAGCTTTACTGCATCTGCTAGCAGATATAGTTAGTTCAGTGGGGGCAGTATTAGCAGCGATCGCCGTCATCTGGTTAAATTGGACTTGGGCTGATGGTGTGATCAGTTTAATTGTGGCAGTGCTGATAGCTACATTTGCAGCTTATTTAGTGATTCAGAGTGTACAGTGTTTGCGCGGTCAGATTACTGATGTGACTTGTATTTGTGATGTGAAAGCGGAAGATTTTAGCGATCGCCAGCAAGCAGAAAAGCTATTATTTCCTACTTTAGAGGAGCTTTTATGA
- a CDS encoding acetyltransferase, giving the protein MFKPRTILSALTAIILAFAISTQIYIQPAVAAGGTCNPTLLNLPICPSTAPSSSASFIDPTAIITNPTNITLGEKVYIAPFAQLDATNGSISIAADSNAQDQVRIIASGTGVQIGERVIMAHMAVIKGAAKIATQGSTGPFTDPVTNTQFSNTVPETFLAFNCEIDGATVERNTVVNFLARVGPGVTLPAGKVVLPGKNVTTNLEASSGALGKVANLTQADVALMEGIIEVNEAFAKGYTDLARADLTNVTGINYAPFTSFNSGSLPQIGGSQTRDPNYRNRIIGNITFQDSLATLNNKLGNRISLRADEGEPFNVGQIAGMANDVVFHALETTSLTLGNGIGYGPRALVHGGRQVVNGVANGPETSVGNNVGLGPNSVIPFHEKSDTDVNPKILATSKFFNCELRIANCELVLYSVPALAKDQHLDKEAQSLIRQ; this is encoded by the coding sequence ATGTTCAAACCTCGCACAATTCTTAGTGCCTTAACTGCGATTATCCTAGCATTTGCGATCAGCACACAGATATATATACAACCCGCAGTAGCTGCTGGAGGAACGTGCAATCCAACATTGCTAAACCTACCTATATGCCCAAGTACAGCACCTTCTTCCTCAGCTAGTTTCATTGACCCAACGGCAATAATCACCAATCCCACAAATATAACCTTGGGAGAAAAAGTCTATATTGCCCCATTTGCCCAGTTAGATGCTACTAATGGGTCTATTAGCATTGCAGCAGATTCTAATGCTCAAGACCAGGTGAGAATCATCGCTTCGGGAACGGGAGTGCAGATTGGTGAGCGTGTGATTATGGCACATATGGCCGTTATCAAAGGTGCAGCTAAAATTGCTACTCAAGGTTCAACCGGGCCTTTTACTGACCCAGTTACCAATACTCAGTTTAGTAACACTGTTCCAGAGACATTTCTCGCTTTCAACTGTGAAATAGATGGTGCAACTGTAGAAAGAAACACAGTAGTCAACTTTCTGGCGCGGGTTGGCCCTGGTGTGACCTTACCTGCGGGTAAAGTTGTCTTGCCTGGTAAAAACGTCACAACTAACCTAGAAGCTAGTAGTGGTGCTTTAGGGAAAGTGGCAAACTTGACCCAAGCCGACGTTGCATTAATGGAAGGCATCATTGAAGTCAATGAAGCATTTGCTAAAGGTTACACAGACTTAGCTAGAGCAGACTTGACCAACGTCACAGGAATTAATTATGCTCCCTTCACCTCGTTTAATTCTGGAAGTTTGCCGCAGATAGGTGGAAGTCAAACTCGTGATCCGAACTATCGTAACCGCATCATCGGCAACATCACTTTCCAAGACTCTTTAGCAACCCTCAACAACAAACTAGGTAATAGAATTTCGCTGCGTGCTGATGAGGGTGAACCTTTTAATGTTGGACAAATTGCTGGGATGGCAAACGATGTTGTCTTTCATGCTTTAGAAACAACTAGCTTGACTCTTGGTAATGGTATTGGTTATGGGCCTCGCGCTCTAGTTCATGGCGGTAGGCAGGTTGTCAATGGTGTTGCTAATGGGCCTGAAACCAGTGTCGGTAATAACGTAGGGTTGGGGCCAAACTCTGTTATACCATTTCACGAAAAATCTGATACAGATGTAAACCCTAAAATCCTTGCTACATCTAAGTTTTTTAATTGCGAATTGCGAATTGCGAATTGTGAATTGGTATTATATTCCGTGCCAGCGTTGGCGAAAGATCAGCACTTGGACAAAGAAGCGCAGTCTTTAATTCGACAATAG